One Gloeobacter morelensis MG652769 DNA window includes the following coding sequences:
- a CDS encoding IS3 family transposase (programmed frameshift): protein MTTKPQPQYTPEQRAEAVRISEQSGKSTYQVARDLGISQTTLSRWRRQALAERKHDNDPDVPLSTDERRELARLRRENKQLQLERDLLKKAAAFFGQRPLVERYRAMEAHKDDDPVALMARVLKVARSGYYAWRRRGPSKRQLEDRVLTERVEELFKASRGTYGSPRIQAALRAEARPAGRHRIARLMRQAGLVARERKGRSPRTTDSRHRLPVADNLLARRFGACEADSKWVADITYLPTCEGWLVLAVVMDLFSRRVVGLGSLGQRPWSMAVHLRSELVLTALQAALGKRVPAASGLLFHSDRGSQYASWVYRQALSAAGITCSMSRSGNCLDNAVAESFFGTLKVELVYRLGPMDRRQMRTTVAEWLEVFYNRQRRHSALGNRSPEEYERHYGKEVQLSKAAVSQPTVH from the exons ATGACAACGAAACCACAACCGCAATACACACCCGAGCAACGCGCCGAAGCCGTCCGCATTAGCGAGCAATCCGGCAAGTCCACCTACCAGGTTGCCCGCGACCTCGGTATCTCCCAGACCACCCTCAGCCGCTGGCGGCGCCAAGCCCTCGCCGAGCGAAAGCACGACAACGACCCCGACGTTCCCCTGAGTACCGACGAGCGTCGGGAGTTAGCCCGCCTGCGCCGAGAAAACAAACAACTGCAACTGGAGCGCGATTTGCTAAAAAAAGCGGCGGCCTTCTTTG GCCAAAGACCACTCGTAGAACGCTACCGGGCAATGGAGGCACACAAAGACGATGATCCGGTAGCGTTGATGGCCAGGGTGCTGAAGGTGGCGCGCTCGGGCTACTACGCCTGGCGGCGACGCGGCCCCTCAAAACGGCAACTGGAGGACCGGGTGCTCACCGAGCGGGTCGAAGAACTGTTCAAGGCTTCACGCGGGACCTACGGCAGCCCCAGGATCCAGGCGGCTTTGCGCGCCGAAGCTCGGCCGGCCGGTCGGCATCGCATTGCCAGACTGATGCGTCAGGCGGGTTTGGTGGCCCGCGAACGCAAAGGTCGCTCTCCACGGACCACCGACAGCCGCCATCGTCTGCCGGTGGCGGACAACCTGCTTGCCCGGCGGTTCGGTGCTTGCGAAGCGGACAGCAAATGGGTGGCGGATATCACTTACCTGCCCACCTGCGAAGGCTGGCTGGTTCTGGCGGTGGTGATGGACTTGTTTTCCCGCCGCGTGGTCGGCTTGGGGTCGTTGGGGCAACGACCCTGGTCGATGGCGGTACACTTGCGCAGTGAATTGGTGCTGACGGCACTGCAAGCGGCCCTCGGTAAGCGCGTACCGGCCGCGTCGGGGCTGTTGTTTCATTCGGACCGCGGCAGTCAATATGCCAGCTGGGTGTATCGGCAAGCGCTGTCGGCGGCGGGTATCACCTGCAGCATGAGCCGCAGCGGCAACTGCCTGGACAATGCGGTGGCCGAAAGCTTCTTCGGCACCCTCAAAGTCGAGTTGGTGTATCGATTGGGTCCAATGGACCGCCGACAGATGCGCACGACGGTGGCCGAGTGGCTGGAGGTGTTTTACAACCGTCAACGCCGCCATTCGGCGTTGGGAAACAGAAGCCCGGAGGAGTATGAACGCCACTACGGCAAGGAGGTCCAGCTGAGCAAGGCAGCCGTTTCTCAACCCACTGTCCACTAA
- a CDS encoding type 1 glutamine amidotransferase domain-containing protein translates to MHWSLYLLIGIMVLLGIIAYYLRPILAAMGLHRHYTIPDFDLKGRRALVVCTNHNRLDPHNRDTGAFGSEFTVPYYAFINAGMDVDMASPKGGEIPIQPPSWSWPLSCEDDRRFMADKEAMAKLKNSKKISDLKPDDYDVIFMAGGWGAAYDLMQSEDLADFVTRANASGKILGSVCHGALGLCSAKGIDGEPLVKGRRVTGVTNDQINTFGIAVTPKHPEEELKKAGAIFECQHGWLDPFMTHTSIDGNLITGQNQNSGYETAHRILERMATQMNEVVR, encoded by the coding sequence ATGCACTGGAGCCTCTATCTTCTTATCGGGATCATGGTTCTTCTTGGGATCATCGCGTACTATCTGCGTCCGATCCTTGCCGCGATGGGTTTGCACCGCCACTACACCATCCCGGATTTCGATCTGAAAGGGCGGCGCGCACTGGTCGTGTGTACGAACCACAACCGGCTTGACCCCCACAACAGGGATACCGGTGCCTTTGGCTCTGAGTTCACTGTTCCGTACTATGCTTTCATCAACGCCGGCATGGATGTAGACATGGCCTCACCCAAAGGTGGGGAAATCCCGATCCAGCCCCCGTCTTGGTCGTGGCCGCTCTCCTGCGAGGATGATCGCCGGTTCATGGCGGACAAGGAAGCCATGGCGAAGCTGAAGAATTCCAAAAAGATCAGCGACCTCAAGCCTGATGACTACGACGTGATCTTCATGGCAGGCGGCTGGGGCGCAGCCTATGACCTGATGCAAAGTGAGGACCTGGCCGACTTCGTCACGCGGGCTAATGCCTCGGGCAAGATTCTGGGCTCGGTCTGTCATGGCGCGTTGGGCTTGTGCAGCGCCAAGGGCATCGACGGTGAACCATTGGTCAAAGGGCGCCGAGTCACAGGTGTGACCAACGATCAAATCAATACGTTTGGCATCGCAGTCACGCCCAAGCATCCAGAGGAAGAACTGAAGAAAGCAGGCGCGATCTTTGAGTGCCAGCACGGATGGCTCGATCCATTCATGACGCATACCTCCATCGACGGCAACCTGATCACCGGCCAGAACCAGAACAGCGGGTACGAGACGGCGCACCGCATCCTGGAAAGAATGGCGACGCAAATGAATGAGGTGGTAAGATGA
- a CDS encoding plasmid pRiA4b ORF-3 family protein: protein MTRSWSSSASFASDRVNASSIEYDFADRWQLDVRLEAILPAEAQQVYPVCTAGKQACPPEECGGVENYLAQRRLLWQTEPQDLEVLTEFTIQVAQRQPEDPALGLAQGSEEYAALVLAAQRTQAREHLKAGSFNRHELNQQLCALPLCCEVSDALSAPGGLHR, encoded by the coding sequence ATGACCCGCAGCTGGTCCAGCTCTGCCAGTTTCGCCTCCGACCGGGTGAACGCTTCCTCTATAGAGTACGACTTCGCCGACCGCTGGCAACTGGATGTCCGTCTGGAAGCAATTCTGCCTGCCGAAGCACAGCAGGTCTACCCAGTCTGCACCGCAGGCAAACAGGCCTGTCCGCCTGAGGAGTGCGGTGGCGTAGAGAACTACCTGGCCCAACGCCGCCTGCTATGGCAGACTGAGCCACAGGATCTGGAGGTGTTGACGGAATTTACTATACAGGTGGCACAGCGTCAGCCCGAGGATCCGGCCCTGGGTCTGGCTCAAGGCAGCGAGGAGTATGCCGCTCTGGTCCTTGCAGCTCAGCGCACCCAGGCCCGAGAGCACCTGAAAGCCGGGAGCTTTAATCGGCACGAGCTCAACCAGCAACTGTGTGCCCTGCCCTTGTGTTGCGAGGTCAGTGATGCACTTTCAGCTCCAGGTGGTCTGCACCGATGA
- a CDS encoding IS701 family transposase produces the protein MTTPREPHSTISFVDQYCSVYQHLFADVRTFECFKSLQLGLISEVKRKTLPAIAKAVGTDAQAFHHFLVNSPWSVKSFREQRITLTKQALNGRAITVCIDETGDKKKGNKTDYVSRQYIGNVGKIDNGIVSVHAFGLLGNITFPLLFRVFKPERRLQESDQHKSKPKIAADLIDELCEHGFNIGLVVADSHYGESSDFIDTLRKQQLHYVVAIRSNHGVWMLKGWVVRCNRWKMFERHFSNGKTETRYLREIIFGKRKATRYYQITTDTEKQPEESTWYVMTNLPGKIEKTVGNLFGDRTWVEYCFRQVKAELGWKDYKLTAYPCIEKWWEMVYGAYGMVSLQTPTMKGEDLEEHTVGAASKSDRCPEIWINHKWWDEKQGWKAVLNNMRLLVQPLVCLSLLMPWLQVIDLTGLGEALQDLVDKLNGFAVFLRL, from the coding sequence ATGACCACTCCAAGAGAACCCCATAGTACGATCTCTTTCGTAGATCAATACTGCTCCGTTTATCAACATTTGTTTGCAGATGTCCGAACTTTTGAATGCTTCAAAAGCTTGCAACTCGGATTAATTTCCGAGGTCAAACGGAAAACCTTGCCCGCGATTGCCAAGGCGGTGGGCACCGATGCCCAAGCTTTTCATCATTTTTTGGTCAACTCTCCTTGGTCAGTCAAAAGCTTTAGAGAACAACGGATTACGCTCACCAAACAAGCACTGAACGGACGGGCTATTACCGTCTGCATTGATGAAACCGGCGACAAGAAAAAGGGAAATAAAACCGACTATGTTTCCAGGCAATACATTGGCAACGTCGGCAAGATAGACAACGGCATCGTTTCGGTTCATGCCTTCGGTTTGCTGGGGAATATCACCTTTCCTCTGCTGTTCAGAGTTTTCAAGCCCGAACGCCGTCTCCAAGAGAGTGACCAGCACAAGAGTAAACCCAAAATCGCCGCCGATTTGATCGATGAACTGTGCGAACATGGGTTCAATATTGGGCTGGTGGTGGCGGACAGCCACTACGGAGAAAGCAGCGATTTTATCGACACCTTGCGGAAGCAGCAATTGCACTATGTCGTCGCCATCCGCTCCAATCATGGAGTGTGGATGCTCAAGGGTTGGGTTGTCCGCTGCAACCGCTGGAAAATGTTCGAGCGTCACTTCAGCAATGGCAAGACAGAAACTCGTTACCTCCGCGAGATCATTTTTGGCAAACGCAAGGCAACGCGATACTACCAAATCACGACGGACACCGAGAAACAGCCGGAGGAAAGTACTTGGTACGTGATGACCAATTTGCCTGGAAAAATCGAAAAGACGGTAGGCAACTTGTTTGGAGACAGAACTTGGGTTGAGTACTGTTTTCGCCAGGTCAAAGCGGAATTGGGCTGGAAAGATTACAAGTTGACAGCCTATCCATGCATCGAGAAGTGGTGGGAGATGGTGTACGGTGCCTACGGGATGGTCAGTTTGCAAACTCCAACGATGAAAGGAGAAGACCTTGAAGAACATACTGTCGGCGCAGCGAGCAAAAGCGACCGCTGTCCTGAGATCTGGATCAACCACAAATGGTGGGATGAAAAACAAGGATGGAAAGCGGTTTTGAACAACATGCGGCTGCTGGTTCAGCCATTGGTTTGCCTGAGTTTATTGATGCCCTGGTTGCAGGTAATCGACTTGACTGGCTTGGGAGAAGCACTTCAAGATCTTGTAGATAAACTCAACGGTTTTGCAGTCTTCCTCCGACTTTGA
- a CDS encoding threonine synthase, which translates to MPAFISHLVCPRCGSRFDPHKAHNLCTACASPLLAEYDLEKVQSAVDKATLARRGESMWRYLELLPVVDPTHIVSFGEGFTPLLSIAALTRDWGLEAVWLKDDGLNPTGSFKARGASCGISKARELGIREVALPTAGNAGGAWACYGAAAGLRVHVAMPRDAPVINQLECRLYGADLVLVDGLISDAGKRIAQGVREHDWFDVSTLKEPYRIEGKKTLGLEIAEQLDWQLPDAILYPAGGGVGIIGIWRGLQQLKAIGWVTGELPRLIVVQAEGCAPLVKAFEEGRADSEFWPDARTFASGLRVPKALGDFLVLRAVRETGGTAVAVSDAQCGEMMKLLAGRTGIFAAPEGAATLAAAKILRERGDLTARDRVVLINTGSALKYPEAMGEALAMQ; encoded by the coding sequence ATGCCTGCATTTATCAGCCATTTGGTTTGCCCACGCTGCGGCAGCCGCTTCGACCCCCACAAAGCCCATAACCTTTGCACCGCCTGCGCTTCGCCTTTACTGGCCGAGTACGACCTCGAAAAGGTGCAATCGGCGGTGGATAAAGCAACGCTCGCCCGGCGCGGCGAGTCGATGTGGCGCTACTTGGAACTGCTGCCCGTGGTGGACCCGACCCACATCGTGAGCTTCGGCGAAGGGTTCACACCGCTCCTATCCATCGCTGCGCTCACTCGGGACTGGGGGCTGGAGGCGGTCTGGCTCAAAGACGACGGGCTCAATCCCACCGGCTCGTTCAAAGCGCGGGGCGCTTCCTGCGGCATCTCGAAGGCTAGAGAACTCGGTATCCGGGAGGTGGCCCTGCCCACGGCGGGCAACGCGGGCGGCGCCTGGGCCTGCTACGGAGCCGCCGCCGGTTTGCGCGTGCACGTGGCGATGCCCAGGGATGCTCCGGTCATCAACCAGCTCGAATGCCGTCTGTACGGCGCGGATCTGGTCTTGGTTGACGGGTTGATTTCAGATGCGGGCAAACGGATCGCCCAGGGGGTGCGCGAGCACGACTGGTTCGATGTCTCGACCCTCAAGGAGCCCTACCGCATCGAGGGCAAGAAGACCCTGGGTCTTGAAATTGCCGAGCAGCTGGACTGGCAGTTGCCCGATGCCATCCTCTACCCGGCCGGGGGTGGCGTCGGGATTATCGGCATCTGGCGGGGCTTGCAGCAACTGAAGGCGATAGGCTGGGTGACGGGGGAGTTGCCCCGGCTCATCGTCGTGCAGGCCGAAGGCTGCGCTCCACTGGTCAAGGCTTTTGAGGAGGGCCGCGCCGATTCCGAATTCTGGCCGGATGCCCGTACCTTCGCCTCCGGTTTGCGCGTACCCAAGGCCCTGGGTGATTTTCTGGTGCTGCGGGCGGTGCGCGAGACCGGCGGCACTGCTGTCGCTGTGAGCGACGCGCAGTGCGGCGAGATGATGAAGCTTTTAGCTGGTCGTACAGGAATTTTTGCAGCGCCGGAAGGAGCCGCTACCCTGGCTGCTGCCAAAATCCTGCGCGAGCGCGGCGATCTGACAGCCCGCGACCGGGTGGTGCTCATCAACACCGGCTCCGCCCTCAAGTACCCGGAGGCGATGGGCGAGGCGTTGGCGATGCAGTGA
- a CDS encoding AraC family transcriptional regulator, whose protein sequence is MNMRTFSQRDLALRMTYPGFVFRALSKEGHDLKRLLANTGLTEEVLSDPEFQTGLPPLRRFFLNAIEQTGEPHLGIRLAQQFEANFIGLPAYASMNASTFKDALAVLSRFFFLAFPAIEFTSPDKNAEVQPGEFAIRLRPKLPLGDISYFASVSALVACEGLCKAILRTPKAALRGEMSISQPEGWAHVEEQIGFPIRFQAPDIRLFLADVLLTRALPGADPLNHPRLLALCEQVAERARVETTPFSEVTSFLQEGQNLALPISQVAAALGYSERSLRRHLERSGTTFRKLTSEIREQRARGMLANTAIPIKTIAHDLGFDTPSNFARSFKRWAGTSPSAFRLARSAKDISGQN, encoded by the coding sequence ATGAATATGCGGACGTTCAGCCAAAGAGATCTGGCGCTGCGGATGACTTATCCGGGGTTCGTATTTCGCGCGCTCTCTAAAGAAGGCCACGACCTCAAGCGATTGCTTGCAAACACCGGATTGACGGAAGAAGTCCTCTCCGATCCGGAATTCCAGACCGGGTTGCCACCACTTCGTCGGTTCTTTCTGAATGCAATCGAACAGACCGGTGAACCGCATCTTGGGATCCGGCTTGCCCAGCAGTTCGAAGCCAACTTCATTGGCCTGCCGGCCTACGCCAGCATGAACGCATCGACTTTCAAGGACGCGCTGGCGGTGTTGAGCCGCTTCTTCTTCCTGGCCTTCCCGGCGATTGAGTTCACATCTCCCGACAAGAACGCCGAGGTTCAACCCGGCGAATTCGCGATTCGGTTGCGACCGAAACTGCCGCTGGGCGACATCTCTTATTTTGCATCCGTCAGTGCCTTAGTGGCATGCGAGGGTCTGTGTAAGGCGATCTTGCGCACGCCCAAGGCTGCGTTGCGCGGTGAGATGAGTATCAGCCAGCCCGAGGGATGGGCGCATGTCGAAGAGCAAATAGGCTTTCCCATCCGCTTCCAAGCCCCCGACATAAGGCTATTCTTGGCCGACGTGCTGTTGACCAGAGCATTGCCCGGAGCAGACCCGCTCAATCATCCGCGTCTCCTGGCACTTTGCGAACAGGTTGCAGAGAGAGCACGCGTCGAGACAACGCCTTTTAGCGAAGTCACCTCATTCCTCCAAGAAGGGCAGAATCTCGCCTTGCCAATCTCGCAGGTCGCGGCAGCTCTTGGTTACTCCGAACGGAGTCTGCGTCGGCACCTGGAGCGGTCGGGCACAACATTCCGAAAGCTGACGAGCGAGATCCGCGAGCAGAGGGCTCGCGGGATGCTTGCCAACACAGCCATACCGATCAAGACCATCGCTCACGACCTGGGTTTTGACACACCGTCGAACTTCGCAAGGAGCTTCAAACGGTGGGCAGGCACCTCGCCTTCGGCCTTTCGCCTGGCACGGAGCGCAAAGGACATTTCTGGTCAAAACTGA
- a CDS encoding CAP domain-containing protein, which produces MHLFRRNTFVWLVAAFGSFLALAGCQTVGDLTAEAKAFVERATPPSQPPAAGTEKPQTAALGQMEERVVRDVNAIRERNDLASLKPNAKLAQVARNYSRLMAERNFFSHTGPKGDSVADRVRSAGIFYLVVGENLA; this is translated from the coding sequence GTGCACCTGTTCAGACGAAACACCTTCGTGTGGTTGGTCGCTGCTTTCGGTTCATTCCTCGCTCTGGCTGGCTGCCAGACCGTCGGGGATCTGACCGCCGAGGCGAAAGCCTTTGTCGAGCGGGCGACACCGCCCTCCCAACCGCCCGCCGCTGGGACTGAGAAGCCCCAGACGGCCGCCCTGGGCCAGATGGAGGAGCGCGTCGTGCGCGATGTCAACGCGATCCGCGAGCGCAACGACCTCGCATCCCTCAAGCCCAACGCCAAGCTCGCCCAGGTGGCCCGCAACTACAGCCGATTGATGGCCGAGCGGAACTTTTTCAGCCACACCGGCCCCAAGGGCGACAGCGTCGCCGACCGGGTGCGCTCGGCAGGAATCTTTTATCTGGTGGTGGGGGAGAACCTGGCTTAA
- a CDS encoding Coq4 family protein, translated as MGFKYIDALATPENLEKLMKLTDMVAGITRETSNVFDIEDALRDSPLMQNCLTAVREDSASAKALEERYMGEDYDIEKMLKMPPHSLGWTYAKVLTALGYDPNFYRIREIESDVDYITHRVRKTHDLHHILTGFSFDDYGELGIISVTIGQIRYPAFVLMALLASLLSYVTGAKKAGINHQLEYNFDIASAGIQMARQAKSLFPVKWEENLDRPLDELRSEFNIQPVTTGLWSWYTRPVLQEAISA; from the coding sequence ATGGGATTCAAGTACATTGATGCTCTAGCAACACCTGAGAATTTAGAGAAGTTGATGAAGCTCACAGATATGGTTGCTGGAATCACGCGAGAAACATCAAATGTTTTTGACATTGAAGATGCATTGCGTGATAGCCCACTCATGCAGAATTGCTTGACAGCAGTTCGAGAAGATTCTGCCTCAGCTAAAGCCCTAGAAGAGCGTTATATGGGAGAAGACTATGACATTGAGAAAATGCTCAAAATGCCCCCTCATTCATTGGGTTGGACTTACGCTAAGGTACTTACCGCATTAGGGTACGATCCGAATTTTTATCGTATACGCGAAATCGAGTCAGATGTTGACTACATCACTCATCGAGTTCGCAAGACTCACGATCTGCACCACATCCTGACAGGTTTTAGCTTTGATGATTACGGCGAATTAGGCATCATTTCTGTCACAATTGGTCAAATTCGCTATCCAGCATTTGTTCTCATGGCTCTACTAGCATCTTTACTGAGTTATGTCACTGGTGCTAAAAAAGCAGGGATTAACCATCAGCTTGAGTATAACTTTGACATAGCTTCTGCTGGAATTCAGATGGCTAGACAAGCAAAGTCCTTGTTTCCTGTTAAGTGGGAAGAAAATCTAGATCGCCCCTTAGACGAGTTACGCAGCGAGTTTAACATTCAGCCAGTTACTACTGGTTTATGGAGCTGGTACACTCGCCCAGTTTTACAAGAGGCTATTAGCGCTTAA
- a CDS encoding formylglycine-generating enzyme family protein produces MVIAAAALGTAVTATSAVLLWQTQSCHFGQDNLGTFVDIPGGGFVQGDSPLYPEEGPPRKVFVSPFRLQAHEVTNSQFAAFVEATGYVTDAERNGGSALFRKSDTPEVFMSWWSIDTGATWRTPEGAGSTLDGRSLHPVVHVTLNDARAYADWAGGRIPTEVEWEYAASLGLFDPMNPKSGALRPDGTLRANIWTGLFPTLNSRQDGYAGTAPVGCFEPGLTGAYDMIGNVWEWTETPFSSAVPRFTIKGGSYLCSETHCQRYHVAARQSLEEDFSTAHIGFRIVLDAQSLPAAKP; encoded by the coding sequence TTGGTCATTGCGGCCGCAGCGCTCGGAACCGCAGTGACCGCAACTTCGGCAGTGCTCCTTTGGCAGACTCAGAGCTGCCATTTTGGTCAAGACAATTTGGGAACCTTCGTCGACATCCCTGGAGGCGGGTTCGTCCAGGGAGATTCTCCCCTGTATCCGGAAGAGGGTCCGCCTCGAAAGGTTTTTGTCTCGCCGTTTCGCTTGCAGGCCCATGAGGTGACCAACAGCCAATTCGCCGCCTTTGTGGAGGCCACGGGCTATGTGACCGATGCCGAACGAAACGGCGGCTCCGCACTGTTCAGAAAAAGCGACACGCCCGAGGTCTTTATGTCTTGGTGGTCTATCGACACCGGCGCGACGTGGCGAACGCCGGAAGGCGCAGGCTCCACGCTTGACGGGCGGTCGCTCCATCCGGTTGTCCATGTCACGCTGAACGACGCCCGCGCCTATGCGGATTGGGCCGGCGGGCGTATCCCGACCGAAGTGGAATGGGAGTACGCAGCAAGCCTTGGCCTTTTCGACCCGATGAACCCGAAATCAGGTGCGCTTCGTCCAGATGGCACGCTGCGCGCCAATATCTGGACGGGGTTGTTCCCCACTCTGAACTCGCGCCAGGACGGCTATGCGGGGACCGCCCCCGTGGGGTGTTTCGAGCCCGGACTGACCGGCGCCTACGACATGATCGGCAACGTCTGGGAATGGACCGAGACACCCTTTAGCTCAGCCGTGCCCCGTTTCACTATCAAGGGCGGATCCTACCTGTGCAGCGAGACCCACTGCCAAAGGTACCACGTGGCGGCGCGCCAGAGCCTCGAGGAGGATTTCAGCACCGCCCATATCGGCTTTCGAATTGTCCTGGATGCGCAGTCGTTACCCGCAGCCAAGCCATGA
- a CDS encoding arylsulfatase, with protein MKKLHSERALSVLTASAVVARAGLFLFALSLASAVPAMARNTRPNILLVLFDDVGFMDFSAYGSDTRTPNIDALAKKGVMLSRYHSSPFCGPSRAMLMTGMDNHQVGMGTLVETVTPEMRKRPGYSMLWSANRTTVASLLSAAGYKTYVTGKWGIGEAGANLPNRFGFDRSYVMDATGGSNYDAKPYLPGYNNVDWFEDGKPIKLPDDYYSSRTLVDKMIKYIDAGDPDAPFFAFLSLQAVHIPVQVPTSYIDAYNGVFDAGWDVMRKARLQRAIDIGLVPPSTKLASSPKTHRAWDDLTPEEQALAAREMQVNAGMMTAADEHIGRLLAHLDAAGKLKNTVVIITSDNGAEAGVTKFEGFENLIVRGIELIEGFDTSPENLGQPGSLTAIGPEWASVSSAPFNLYKFYSSEGGLRVPLIVAGPGIKASGILDAPVHVADLVPTILDTAGVSFDAAAFYGRSALPVLARQADRSRSADMGFGFEVSGNAALYRGQWKITRLAPPLGDSKWRLYDLSADPGETRDVSAGNPELFKSMLAEYWSYSKKVGVFELGPDDSAFKQLFKNLMTKALHKYWPYALGMILAFAGALYLAFRMIRILFRRAVV; from the coding sequence ATGAAGAAACTCCATTCTGAACGTGCGTTGTCAGTCCTAACAGCGTCGGCGGTCGTGGCTCGGGCGGGCCTTTTCCTGTTTGCCTTGAGCCTGGCGAGTGCTGTTCCGGCCATGGCGAGAAACACTCGACCGAATATTCTGCTCGTGCTCTTCGATGACGTGGGCTTCATGGATTTCAGCGCATATGGCAGCGACACGCGGACACCGAACATCGATGCCCTGGCGAAAAAGGGGGTGATGCTCTCGCGCTACCACTCCTCACCCTTTTGCGGGCCGAGCCGTGCGATGCTCATGACGGGTATGGACAATCACCAGGTCGGCATGGGGACGCTGGTGGAAACGGTGACCCCGGAGATGCGCAAGCGCCCCGGTTACTCGATGCTCTGGAGCGCGAATCGAACGACCGTTGCCAGCCTGCTATCCGCTGCGGGCTATAAGACCTATGTGACTGGCAAATGGGGCATTGGCGAGGCGGGGGCGAACCTTCCGAACCGGTTCGGGTTTGATCGGTCCTACGTGATGGATGCGACCGGCGGCAGCAATTACGATGCCAAACCGTATCTGCCGGGATACAACAATGTGGACTGGTTTGAAGACGGCAAGCCGATCAAGTTGCCCGACGATTACTATTCGTCGCGAACCCTCGTCGACAAGATGATCAAATACATCGATGCGGGCGACCCTGATGCGCCGTTCTTTGCGTTCCTGTCGTTGCAGGCCGTACACATCCCGGTGCAGGTGCCGACATCCTATATCGACGCCTATAACGGTGTGTTCGACGCTGGGTGGGATGTGATGCGCAAGGCGAGGCTGCAGCGGGCCATCGACATTGGGCTGGTCCCGCCCAGCACCAAACTGGCCTCGTCGCCCAAAACACATCGCGCATGGGACGATCTGACGCCTGAGGAACAGGCGCTTGCGGCTCGCGAGATGCAGGTCAATGCCGGGATGATGACAGCGGCTGACGAGCATATCGGACGCTTGCTGGCACACTTGGACGCCGCCGGAAAGCTGAAGAACACCGTCGTCATCATCACGTCCGACAATGGCGCTGAAGCGGGGGTTACCAAGTTTGAAGGGTTCGAAAACCTGATCGTGCGCGGGATCGAGTTGATCGAAGGCTTTGACACCTCACCGGAGAATCTGGGCCAGCCCGGCAGCCTGACAGCCATCGGGCCCGAATGGGCGTCGGTCTCGTCTGCGCCCTTCAATCTTTACAAGTTCTATAGCAGCGAAGGGGGCTTGCGGGTGCCCTTGATCGTGGCAGGCCCCGGGATCAAGGCGTCGGGCATCCTGGATGCGCCTGTCCATGTGGCCGATCTGGTGCCGACGATTCTGGATACGGCGGGTGTGTCCTTTGACGCAGCCGCCTTCTATGGGCGCAGCGCCTTGCCGGTGCTGGCCAGGCAGGCGGACCGCAGTCGGTCTGCGGACATGGGGTTTGGCTTCGAGGTGAGCGGCAATGCCGCGCTCTATCGCGGGCAGTGGAAGATTACGCGCCTTGCGCCACCTCTGGGTGACTCCAAATGGCGCCTTTATGATCTCTCGGCCGATCCGGGCGAGACCAGGGACGTGTCCGCCGGGAACCCCGAACTGTTTAAAAGCATGTTGGCCGAGTACTGGTCTTATTCCAAAAAGGTTGGCGTCTTTGAACTTGGCCCCGATGACTCCGCCTTCAAGCAGCTTTTCAAGAATCTCATGACGAAAGCTTTGCACAAATATTGGCCCTATGCGCTCGGTATGATCCTCGCGTTTGCGGGAGCCCTTTACCTGGCCTTCCGAATGATCCGCATTCTTTTTCGCCGGGCTGTGGTCTGA